In Oryza sativa Japonica Group chromosome 11, ASM3414082v1, the following are encoded in one genomic region:
- the LOC136351227 gene encoding chitin elicitor-binding protein-like, protein MVPSFSSSAAAILLLFLILASSASATNFTCTWPTTCQSAIVYTPPAATTYIELLSSFETTTLRDLFDANGLPPSTPSHTAIPTNATVIVPFRCSCVAGDRRREQHLQS, encoded by the exons ATGGTGCCATCattctcctcctccgcggcggctatcctcctcctcttcctcatcctcgCGTCGTCCGCATCGGCCACTAACTTCACCTGCACCTGGCCGACAACATGCCAGTCAGCCATCGTCTACacgccccccgccgccaccacctacaTCGAGCTCCTCTCCAGCTTCGAGACCACCACTCTCCGCGACCTCTTCGACGCCAACGGCCTCCCGCCGAGCACCCCGTCCCACACAGCCATCCCCACCAACGCCACCGTTATCGTCCCGTTCCGCTGCTCCTGCGTCGCCG GAGATCGCCGCCGCGAGCAACATCTCCAATCCTGA